In a single window of the Ruminococcus albus 7 = DSM 20455 genome:
- a CDS encoding TM1266 family iron-only hydrogenase system putative regulator, whose translation MASKVAVIAIIIERGSSVEGINGLLHEYSEYVVGRMGVPYRNKGINIISVAVDAPEETIDELARKINALEGISSNTVCSVG comes from the coding sequence ATGGCTTCAAAGGTCGCGGTCATAGCGATAATCATTGAAAGAGGTTCTTCCGTGGAAGGCATAAACGGTCTTCTGCATGAGTACAGCGAATACGTTGTGGGAAGAATGGGTGTTCCTTACAGGAACAAGGGTATAAACATAATCAGCGTTGCTGTCGATGCTCCCGAGGAGACGATTGACGAACTTGCACGAAAAATAAACGCACTGGAGGGCATTTCGTCGAACACGGTCTGTTCGGTAGGATGA
- a CDS encoding serine/threonine protein kinase — MVELKIGQEVEMEFGGRAKVLKVIGSGGQGIVYLVEFNSQKWALKWYDVDKIKRPKEFRQNIKNNIQDGAPSNKFLWPKYLTKENDQGTFGYIMELKPESFDSFVDILNTYKLVIDPLTGRAAKQPVRFTSLYAMVTAVINIANAFRQLHRVGKSYQDLNDGGFFINVNTGAVLVCDCDNIAPDGSNFGIGGKPGYMAPEVVRGIAKPDVQTDKYSLAVVLFKLLFRGDPMEGEKVVKDVCLTESSELRHYGQDAVFVYDPDNATNRPVRGIHDNVIKFWRIYPKYIREAFILSFTQGITDPNKRIIENEWQKLFIRLRSEIIMCVCGRTNFTSMFSKVDEKTFRCPKCGAEFLTLGFDNRDNRMPLYVGCRFYKCEIDPDCDDFLTVAGELVENKLKPGVLGIKNCTEDTWQAKLPDGKYYPIQPGKGFPIWKDLEVDFGKVKAGM; from the coding sequence ATGGTTGAATTGAAGATCGGCCAGGAGGTCGAGATGGAATTCGGAGGCAGAGCAAAAGTCCTCAAGGTCATCGGCAGCGGTGGTCAGGGTATTGTTTACCTCGTGGAATTCAACTCCCAGAAATGGGCGCTCAAATGGTATGATGTTGATAAGATCAAGCGCCCCAAGGAGTTCAGACAGAACATCAAGAACAATATACAGGACGGTGCTCCCAGCAATAAGTTCCTGTGGCCAAAGTATCTGACCAAGGAGAACGACCAGGGGACCTTCGGTTATATCATGGAGCTGAAGCCCGAAAGCTTCGATTCCTTCGTGGATATACTCAATACCTATAAGCTGGTCATCGATCCGCTGACAGGCAGAGCTGCAAAGCAGCCCGTAAGGTTCACCAGCCTTTATGCCATGGTAACAGCTGTTATCAATATCGCGAATGCGTTCAGACAGCTCCACCGTGTTGGTAAGAGCTATCAGGACCTTAACGACGGTGGTTTCTTTATCAATGTCAATACCGGTGCAGTGCTCGTCTGCGACTGCGATAATATCGCACCTGACGGAAGCAACTTCGGTATAGGCGGTAAGCCGGGATATATGGCTCCCGAAGTAGTAAGAGGTATCGCTAAGCCTGATGTACAGACCGATAAGTATTCACTTGCTGTGGTACTTTTCAAGCTGCTGTTCAGAGGTGATCCTATGGAGGGTGAAAAGGTTGTCAAGGATGTATGCCTGACAGAATCCTCCGAGCTCAGACACTACGGACAGGATGCTGTGTTCGTATATGATCCCGACAATGCTACCAACAGACCTGTAAGAGGTATACATGACAATGTCATCAAGTTCTGGAGAATATACCCCAAGTACATAAGAGAAGCTTTCATACTCTCATTCACACAGGGTATAACCGATCCGAACAAGCGTATAATCGAGAATGAATGGCAGAAGCTGTTTATTCGCCTGAGAAGTGAGATAATCATGTGCGTATGCGGCAGGACGAATTTCACTTCCATGTTCTCAAAAGTTGATGAAAAGACTTTCCGCTGCCCCAAGTGCGGTGCTGAGTTCCTGACACTCGGTTTTGACAACAGGGATAACAGGATGCCTTTGTATGTCGGATGCAGATTCTACAAGTGTGAGATCGATCCTGACTGCGATGATTTCCTGACCGTGGCGGGTGAACTGGTGGAGAACAAGCTGAAACCCGGTGTGCTCGGTATAAAGAACTGTACCGAGGATACATGGCAGGCTAAGCTCCCTGACGGAAAGTACTATCCCATACAGCCCGGTAAGGGCTTCCCGATCTGGAAGGATCTTGAAGTCGACTTCGGTAAGGTCAAAGCCGGTATGTAA
- a CDS encoding PP2C family serine/threonine-protein phosphatase codes for MSFNGFSQSVMGASHVAKGIVCQDSSAHKITDRYAIAVVADGHGSKKHFRSNIGSQCAVEATIETIERFYEKADEFEANMPKNHKMIIRNIERQIIATWNNKVMKHLEEHPVTAVEKKPFTPEEFENINPEQYYGTTLIAAVAGVDFTFGVQIGDGSFVAIFEDGEAIMPMEYEEANPANITSSMCNANAASMFESFYVDDKRLIAMFSSTDGLYTSFGSEYDFRDYHVILASQLSSPVLEASVVKNITKRSHFGTEDDISLACVYDVEFAAEKEPLLKEMIDRNKRLAAERKAKLHTANF; via the coding sequence ATGTCTTTTAATGGCTTTAGCCAATCTGTTATGGGTGCCAGCCATGTGGCAAAGGGTATAGTTTGCCAGGACAGCTCGGCACACAAGATAACAGACCGTTACGCTATAGCTGTGGTGGCTGACGGTCACGGAAGCAAGAAACACTTTCGCAGCAACATAGGCTCGCAGTGCGCTGTTGAGGCTACTATCGAGACTATTGAAAGGTTCTATGAGAAAGCGGACGAGTTTGAAGCTAATATGCCAAAGAACCACAAGATGATAATCAGAAATATCGAAAGGCAGATAATCGCAACATGGAACAACAAGGTGATGAAGCATCTTGAGGAACATCCTGTTACGGCTGTTGAAAAGAAGCCCTTTACTCCCGAAGAGTTTGAAAACATCAATCCCGAGCAGTACTACGGTACTACGCTTATCGCTGCTGTTGCGGGTGTGGATTTCACTTTCGGTGTACAGATAGGCGACGGCAGCTTTGTTGCGATATTTGAGGACGGCGAGGCTATAATGCCCATGGAGTATGAGGAAGCGAATCCCGCCAACATAACATCCTCTATGTGCAACGCCAATGCAGCTTCGATGTTTGAAAGTTTCTATGTAGACGACAAGCGTCTTATAGCGATGTTCTCATCTACCGACGGACTTTATACCTCCTTCGGAAGTGAGTACGACTTCAGGGATTATCATGTGATACTGGCATCTCAGCTCAGCTCGCCTGTGCTCGAGGCATCGGTAGTAAAGAATATAACAAAAAGGTCTCATTTCGGTACAGAGGATGATATATCCCTGGCTTGCGTATATGATGTTGAATTCGCGGCTGAGAAGGAACCTCTGCTGAAGGAAATGATAGACAGAAATAAGAGGCTTGCGGCTGAAAGAAAAGCAAAGCTTCATACCGCAAACTTTTGA
- a CDS encoding [Fe-Fe] hydrogenase large subunit C-terminal domain-containing protein produces MSELIITRPDKCVGCNSCVRSCPAPEANITKMLEGGKFVTTVNPDRCIGCGSCVKSCNHGARDYIDDTEECMTRMKREKIIILADPSIKTGFPTKWKGILDWFRKQGCMIYDASFGADICTWAHLRAIEQKKVGNIITQPCAAIVKYVETYQPKLLANLSPIHSPVSCSAVYIKKYLNRNNPIAVLSSCIAKKFEAEETGLIDFNVTFKKLNDYFERNGITIPVSSTEDYEYKFDDQQGQVGAIYSRPGGLRDNIWLHNQDINITTSEGAQKVFPELDMYAEMPDFKHPEIFDVLSCEFGCNLGPGASTNQTMFDVMLTMKEVENEAKSRRKSGFMGRGDDKMLKKFDDELKLNDFLRNYKPVTPTPVPTERQLDPIYESMGKHTEDDKKYDCHACGHRSCRDMAIAIYRGLNTPDNCVVHAKTVMVARHSELAEQHEKLAEITYECLELSDKLKADVDNILKNMETIGDSTAKTSERADVVRNLLTNVVAFCNDNPTMDSGSVSQLINILETTIDAFSALDDNVNVTNESSGLINNSIGEITRLVEEINNTLHKASEKKS; encoded by the coding sequence ATGAGCGAACTGATAATAACCAGACCTGACAAGTGCGTGGGCTGTAATTCATGCGTAAGATCATGTCCTGCACCTGAGGCAAATATAACCAAGATGCTGGAGGGCGGCAAGTTTGTAACTACCGTCAATCCTGACCGCTGCATAGGGTGCGGATCATGCGTAAAAAGCTGTAACCACGGTGCCAGAGATTATATCGACGACACTGAGGAGTGCATGACAAGGATGAAGAGGGAAAAGATAATCATACTGGCTGATCCCTCTATCAAGACAGGATTCCCTACGAAGTGGAAGGGTATACTCGACTGGTTCCGTAAGCAGGGCTGCATGATATACGATGCATCCTTCGGTGCGGATATCTGCACATGGGCTCACCTGAGAGCAATAGAGCAGAAAAAGGTCGGCAATATAATAACACAGCCCTGTGCTGCCATAGTAAAGTATGTAGAGACATATCAGCCCAAGCTGCTGGCTAACCTGTCTCCCATACACAGCCCTGTTTCCTGCAGTGCTGTATACATCAAGAAGTATCTGAACAGGAATAACCCCATAGCAGTGCTGTCTTCCTGCATAGCTAAGAAATTCGAGGCTGAGGAAACAGGTCTTATTGATTTCAATGTAACTTTCAAAAAGCTGAATGATTACTTTGAGAGAAACGGTATAACCATACCCGTATCCAGCACTGAGGATTATGAATACAAATTCGATGACCAGCAGGGTCAGGTGGGCGCTATATACTCACGTCCCGGCGGACTGAGAGATAATATCTGGCTGCACAACCAGGATATAAACATCACAACATCCGAGGGTGCACAGAAGGTGTTCCCCGAGCTTGATATGTATGCTGAGATGCCTGACTTCAAGCACCCTGAGATATTTGATGTGCTTTCATGTGAATTCGGCTGCAACCTGGGACCCGGCGCAAGCACGAACCAGACAATGTTCGATGTTATGCTGACCATGAAGGAAGTTGAGAATGAGGCTAAGAGCCGCCGTAAATCAGGATTTATGGGCAGAGGCGACGACAAGATGCTCAAGAAGTTCGATGATGAACTGAAGCTCAATGACTTCCTCAGAAACTACAAGCCCGTTACTCCTACACCCGTACCTACGGAAAGACAGCTGGATCCTATATACGAAAGCATGGGCAAGCATACCGAGGATGACAAGAAGTACGATTGTCATGCCTGCGGACACAGATCATGCCGCGATATGGCTATAGCTATATACAGAGGTCTGAATACACCTGATAACTGCGTGGTACACGCAAAGACTGTCATGGTGGCAAGACACAGCGAACTGGCTGAACAGCATGAGAAGCTGGCAGAGATCACCTATGAATGTCTGGAACTTTCGGATAAGCTGAAAGCGGATGTTGACAATATACTCAAGAATATGGAGACTATCGGTGATTCTACTGCGAAGACCAGTGAGAGAGCCGATGTTGTAAGGAATCTGCTCACCAATGTAGTTGCATTCTGCAACGATAATCCTACTATGGATTCGGGCAGTGTCAGCCAGCTGATAAACATACTCGAAACTACCATAGATGCTTTCAGCGCACTTGATGACAATGTTAATGTGACTAATGAGAGTTCGGGACTTATCAATAACTCCATCGGTGAGATAACCAGGCTTGTTGAGGAGATAAACAATACTCTCCACAAGGCGAGCGAAAAGAAATCATAA
- a CDS encoding vWA domain-containing protein, which translates to MNNNLNSDVKENTTVDDLLDFDDDDPLGATAVSKKSLVIFFLIDTSGSMKGKKMGQLNTVMEELIPEIRKVGEADTDVKVAVLTFDTDVKWMYSAPISIEDFEWARLGAQGVTSMGAAFTELAARMSRNSFLNSPSLSFAPVMFLMTDGYPSDDYKSGLKALQTNSWYKFGLKAALGIGDEANDEMLAEFTGSKETVVHAYTGGQLASMIKIIAVTASQIGSKSMTLSDETNEELSEEDVYAAKQKMLGQQIQELVGDQTDGSDVPYDTGW; encoded by the coding sequence ATGAATAATAATCTGAATTCTGATGTTAAGGAAAACACCACAGTCGACGATCTGCTGGATTTCGATGACGATGATCCCCTGGGTGCGACTGCGGTATCTAAAAAGAGCCTCGTAATATTCTTCCTGATCGATACTTCAGGAAGCATGAAGGGCAAGAAGATGGGTCAGCTCAATACCGTTATGGAGGAGCTTATACCCGAGATAAGAAAAGTCGGTGAGGCTGATACCGATGTTAAGGTAGCAGTACTGACTTTTGACACTGATGTAAAGTGGATGTACTCCGCTCCTATCTCCATTGAGGATTTTGAGTGGGCAAGACTTGGTGCACAGGGCGTTACAAGCATGGGTGCTGCATTTACCGAGCTGGCAGCCAGAATGTCAAGAAACAGCTTCCTGAATTCGCCTTCGCTGTCATTCGCACCTGTAATGTTCCTGATGACAGACGGTTATCCTTCGGATGACTACAAGTCGGGTCTGAAGGCACTGCAGACCAACAGCTGGTACAAGTTCGGTCTGAAGGCTGCACTGGGTATCGGTGATGAGGCTAACGATGAGATGCTGGCTGAATTCACAGGTTCCAAGGAAACTGTTGTTCATGCTTACACAGGCGGACAGCTGGCTTCGATGATCAAGATCATCGCGGTAACAGCTTCGCAGATAGGAAGTAAGTCGATGACGCTTTCCGATGAAACTAATGAGGAGCTCAGTGAGGAGGATGTATACGCTGCAAAGCAGAAGATGCTCGGTCAGCAGATACAGGAACTGGTAGGCGATCAGACGGACGGCAGTGACGTTCCTTACGATACGGGCTGGTAA
- a CDS encoding leucine-rich repeat domain-containing protein: protein MQCERCNAELPPNAIECPECGAPAPQNIEGFDNTIEIQHILKTIMEKHGSILINDPTQFVSTLNDYLNGYEKERRLLVNAMRAGVLKNMVKEEKTNREYALLSAKSYMINELFVSENAAEFVLACFTYTLGWPYQSSMTKKEEEKKEDEPKDEEPDEPKLKIDSKIYRTSDAGRHRLARNIVIPEGFTKIDSFCFDRFGFMRSITLPSTMMAIGDYAFAECKNLKGIELPAGLKVIEQGAFSQCGKLAMIKIPKGILEIPDNTFEFCSNLTVVDVPNTVSSIGVEAFSGCEKLEKLFLPDSVKFIDKNAFSYCPQLTIRCYVNSYVHKYCLTYNIDYETVAQGVGLKQKPI, encoded by the coding sequence ATGCAATGTGAAAGATGTAATGCCGAGCTGCCCCCGAATGCCATTGAATGCCCCGAATGCGGCGCGCCTGCTCCGCAGAATATCGAAGGCTTTGATAATACCATTGAGATACAGCATATACTCAAGACAATAATGGAAAAACATGGCAGCATACTTATCAATGATCCGACACAGTTCGTTTCTACACTTAACGATTACCTTAACGGCTACGAAAAGGAACGCAGGCTCCTAGTGAATGCCATGAGGGCAGGCGTACTGAAAAATATGGTCAAGGAAGAAAAGACCAACAGGGAATACGCTCTGCTGAGTGCTAAGAGCTATATGATAAATGAACTTTTCGTATCGGAAAATGCCGCTGAGTTCGTACTTGCTTGCTTTACCTACACTCTGGGCTGGCCCTATCAGTCTTCCATGACCAAGAAAGAGGAAGAAAAGAAGGAAGATGAGCCCAAGGATGAGGAGCCTGATGAGCCCAAGCTGAAGATCGACAGCAAGATCTACAGGACATCGGATGCAGGCAGACACAGACTTGCAAGAAATATAGTTATCCCTGAGGGATTCACCAAGATAGACAGCTTCTGCTTTGACAGGTTCGGCTTTATGAGATCCATAACACTGCCTTCTACCATGATGGCGATAGGCGATTATGCTTTTGCTGAATGCAAGAACCTGAAAGGTATAGAGCTGCCGGCAGGACTTAAAGTCATAGAGCAGGGTGCTTTCAGCCAGTGCGGAAAGCTCGCTATGATAAAGATACCAAAGGGTATCCTTGAAATACCGGATAATACCTTTGAGTTCTGCTCGAACCTTACTGTTGTAGATGTGCCTAATACTGTAAGCAGTATAGGCGTTGAGGCGTTCTCGGGATGTGAAAAGCTGGAAAAGCTGTTTTTGCCTGACAGCGTCAAGTTCATTGATAAAAACGCTTTCTCGTATTGTCCGCAGCTTACGATACGCTGCTATGTCAATTCATACGTTCATAAGTATTGCCTTACTTATAATATCGACTATGAGACAGTTGCGCAGGGCGTAGGTCTGAAGCAGAAACCAATATAA